One stretch of Cohnella algarum DNA includes these proteins:
- a CDS encoding M23 family metallopeptidase — protein sequence MNEQNNKNTRKVEESIKPVAASTPVKPTGWKRLLSRRWVFPAAYMAAAAIIVTILWVNSGGDGKDASQTVSSPTEVAGEEAGSEGQEAAANGETLRWPVSNKDEMVVKLPFYDASGSEEQRAAAMVQYNDTFMPHTAVDLGREDNETFEVLAAMSGLVKVAEQNTINGYEVRIEHPNGLVTVYQSLADVKVQAGDEVEQGDVIAMAGQSEIGKDEGVHVHFEVLDNGQSVNPDTLIKEEH from the coding sequence ATGAATGAACAAAACAACAAAAACACGCGCAAGGTGGAAGAGTCTATCAAGCCGGTTGCAGCGTCGACCCCTGTTAAACCTACGGGCTGGAAGAGACTGTTGTCCAGACGTTGGGTTTTCCCTGCCGCTTATATGGCCGCCGCAGCAATCATCGTAACGATCCTCTGGGTGAACTCGGGCGGCGACGGCAAGGATGCGTCGCAAACCGTTTCGAGTCCGACCGAGGTCGCCGGCGAGGAGGCGGGAAGCGAGGGCCAGGAAGCCGCGGCGAACGGGGAAACGCTCCGCTGGCCGGTAAGCAACAAGGACGAGATGGTCGTCAAGCTGCCGTTCTACGACGCAAGCGGGTCGGAAGAGCAGCGCGCCGCCGCAATGGTGCAATACAACGACACGTTCATGCCGCACACGGCCGTCGATCTCGGCCGCGAGGACAACGAGACGTTCGAAGTGCTTGCCGCCATGAGCGGGCTGGTAAAAGTGGCCGAGCAAAACACGATCAACGGCTATGAAGTGCGAATCGAGCATCCGAACGGACTGGTCACGGTCTATCAAAGCCTGGCCGACGTCAAGGTGCAAGCGGGCGACGAGGTCGAACAGGGCGATGTCATCGCGATGGCCGGACAAAGCGAAATCGGGAAAGACGAAGGCGTGCACGTGCATTTCGAAGTGCTCGACAACGGCCAATCCGTCAACCCGGACACGCTGATCAAGGAAGAGCACTAA
- the spoIID gene encoding stage II sporulation protein D produces the protein MNKRGRSRSASGNRTGIAAFLAGAAIAGCIWIAEHRSSGQPLPEPGQAVVSVETLGENPGRGAANPPAGPKGEAAPEPRSGQADGKAPADDAGGPKAGRQEETGAEAEGAGATGETGGSGGSAGTAVAAGREEAAQAEFLVKVYLSEEKRVEQVPLETYVLGVVAAEMPLDFQPAALEAQAMAARTYIIRRLWTKDRSGVPARYADVTDSVAHQVYKSVKQMEELKAAKPEQLTKLEEAVKRTRGKIITYDDQPIEALFFSSTNGYTEASEEVFGQALPYLRPVASPWDAKLAPGYEETVEMPLSSLYRKLGIKTQPAFARLSSSNLSLKIVDKAPGNRVRTAAVGTKTFSGVAIREKLGLRSTSFTWSAKKRTAVITTYGNGHGVGMSQWGAEGMARKGLTAEHIVEHYYTGAEVKEISEFLNDPDRRK, from the coding sequence ATGAACAAACGAGGCCGCAGCCGATCCGCGAGCGGAAACCGGACGGGAATCGCCGCTTTTTTGGCGGGAGCGGCAATTGCCGGATGCATCTGGATCGCGGAGCACCGTTCTTCCGGACAGCCGCTTCCGGAACCTGGACAAGCGGTCGTTTCGGTAGAGACGCTGGGAGAAAATCCGGGACGGGGGGCGGCGAATCCGCCCGCCGGACCGAAAGGCGAGGCGGCGCCGGAGCCGCGGAGCGGACAAGCCGACGGAAAAGCGCCGGCGGATGACGCCGGCGGCCCGAAGGCCGGCCGGCAGGAGGAGACGGGAGCCGAAGCGGAAGGAGCGGGAGCAACGGGCGAAACGGGCGGATCGGGCGGATCGGCCGGCACGGCGGTCGCTGCCGGGCGGGAGGAGGCCGCGCAAGCGGAGTTTCTCGTCAAAGTTTATTTATCGGAAGAAAAGCGGGTCGAACAGGTGCCTCTCGAGACGTATGTCCTCGGCGTCGTGGCGGCCGAAATGCCGCTCGATTTCCAGCCGGCCGCGCTGGAGGCGCAGGCGATGGCGGCCCGCACGTATATCATTCGCCGATTGTGGACGAAGGATCGTTCCGGCGTGCCGGCGCGTTATGCGGACGTGACCGATTCGGTTGCGCATCAAGTCTATAAATCCGTCAAGCAAATGGAAGAGCTGAAGGCGGCGAAGCCCGAGCAGTTGACGAAGCTGGAGGAGGCCGTGAAGCGCACGCGAGGAAAGATCATTACGTACGACGATCAACCGATAGAGGCGCTGTTCTTCTCCTCTACGAACGGGTATACGGAAGCTTCCGAGGAGGTTTTCGGCCAGGCGCTTCCGTATTTGCGTCCGGTTGCGAGTCCCTGGGACGCCAAGCTCGCGCCGGGCTACGAGGAAACGGTCGAAATGCCTCTATCGTCCCTGTATCGCAAGCTGGGCATCAAGACGCAGCCGGCTTTCGCCCGCTTATCTTCGTCCAATCTCTCGCTTAAAATCGTAGACAAGGCGCCGGGGAACCGGGTGCGCACGGCGGCGGTAGGAACGAAAACCTTCTCGGGGGTTGCGATAAGAGAAAAGCTCGGGCTTCGGTCGACTTCGTTTACGTGGTCGGCGAAAAAGCGAACCGCCGTCATTACGACATACGGAAACGGGCACGGGGTCGGAATGAGCCAGTGGGGGGCGGAAGGCATGGCCCGCAAGGGGCTGACCGCCGAGCATATCGTGGAGCATTACTATACCGGAGCCGAAGTAAAGGAAATTTCCGAGTTTCTGAACGATCCGGATCGCAGAAAATAG
- the murA gene encoding UDP-N-acetylglucosamine 1-carboxyvinyltransferase — protein sequence MSKIIVRGGRPLTGTVRVHGAKNSVLPILAASLLAEQGSCVIHDVPALDDVTNILQVLGVLGVRAKQSRGSVQLRAERLTSYDAPYELVRKMRASFLVMGPLLARFGRVRISLPGGCAIGTRPIDQHLKGFEAMGAEIGFGQGSIEAKVNGKLKGAKIYLDIASVGATENIMMAAATAVGTTTIENAAKEPEIVDLANFLNAMGAKVRGAGTGMIRIEGVDKLTGVEYSVIPDRVEAGTYMIAAAITGGDVYVEGAIRDHLGPIVAKLEEMGALVESDENGIRVAARNPLKAVDVKTLPYPGFPTDMQAQMMALLMVAEGTGIVTETVFENRFMHVEELVKMGAEIKVDGRTAIVKGGMRLVGAPVCATDLRAGAALICAGLAADGVTEVNGVHHIERGYMDIVGKLAALGADICRLPEAQKAATEAVEPVSRRASGFAKEERAPAEVPLIHAQPTLA from the coding sequence ATGAGCAAAATCATCGTCCGCGGCGGCCGTCCACTTACGGGAACGGTTCGCGTGCACGGCGCCAAAAATTCTGTCTTGCCGATCCTGGCCGCTTCCTTGCTTGCGGAACAAGGATCATGCGTCATTCATGACGTGCCCGCTCTGGACGATGTGACCAACATTTTGCAGGTGCTCGGGGTTCTTGGCGTGCGCGCCAAACAAAGCAGGGGAAGCGTGCAGCTTCGCGCGGAAAGGCTGACGTCTTATGACGCGCCTTATGAACTGGTTCGCAAAATGCGCGCCTCGTTTCTGGTCATGGGGCCGCTGCTTGCCCGTTTCGGGCGCGTGCGGATCTCGCTTCCCGGCGGCTGCGCCATCGGCACCAGGCCGATCGATCAGCATCTGAAGGGCTTTGAGGCCATGGGCGCCGAGATCGGATTCGGCCAAGGCTCGATCGAGGCCAAAGTCAACGGAAAATTGAAAGGCGCCAAAATTTATCTCGATATCGCGAGCGTCGGCGCTACGGAAAATATTATGATGGCGGCGGCTACGGCCGTCGGAACGACCACCATCGAAAACGCGGCCAAAGAGCCGGAAATCGTGGATTTGGCGAATTTCCTCAATGCCATGGGAGCCAAGGTCCGAGGCGCCGGCACCGGCATGATCCGGATTGAAGGCGTCGACAAATTGACCGGCGTCGAATATTCCGTCATTCCCGACCGGGTAGAGGCCGGAACGTACATGATCGCCGCGGCCATTACGGGCGGCGACGTCTATGTGGAAGGCGCGATCCGGGATCATCTCGGTCCGATCGTCGCCAAGCTGGAAGAGATGGGCGCGCTGGTGGAAAGCGACGAAAACGGGATTCGCGTCGCGGCCAGAAATCCGCTGAAAGCGGTCGACGTGAAGACGCTGCCTTATCCCGGCTTTCCGACCGATATGCAGGCTCAGATGATGGCGCTGCTGATGGTGGCCGAAGGCACGGGCATCGTCACGGAAACCGTATTCGAAAACCGGTTCATGCATGTCGAAGAACTTGTCAAAATGGGCGCCGAAATCAAGGTCGACGGACGCACCGCCATCGTCAAGGGCGGCATGCGGCTCGTCGGCGCTCCCGTCTGCGCGACCGATTTGCGCGCCGGGGCCGCGCTGATTTGCGCCGGCCTTGCGGCGGACGGGGTTACGGAAGTCAACGGCGTTCATCATATCGAGCGGGGCTATATGGACATCGTCGGAAAGCTGGCCGCGCTCGGGGCCGACATTTGCCGGCTTCCGGAAGCGCAGAAAGCCGCGACGGAAGCGGTCGAGCCGGTTTCCCGCCGCGCTTCCGGGTTCGCCAAGGAAGAGCGCGCGCCCGCCGAAGTTCCGCTCATTCACGCTCAGCCGACGCTGGCCTAA
- a CDS encoding DUF1146 family protein, which produces MDTLNGYSSIGLDSLFAIVVTLGMIAVSWFLLQEVKWEAWFRHPRSPRARVLQLIIAVVVGHSLARFVLDYWGWTESLKWLFRS; this is translated from the coding sequence ATGGACACGTTAAACGGCTATAGCTCGATCGGGTTGGACAGTTTATTTGCGATCGTCGTCACGCTGGGCATGATTGCCGTCTCCTGGTTTTTGCTGCAGGAAGTGAAGTGGGAGGCGTGGTTTCGCCATCCCCGCAGCCCTAGAGCCCGGGTGCTGCAGCTGATTATCGCCGTTGTCGTCGGCCATTCGCTCGCTCGTTTCGTGCTGGATTATTGGGGTTGGACCGAGTCGCTGAAATGGCTTTTCCGTTCTTAG
- a CDS encoding S8 family serine peptidase: MLARTAGNIGKRTIAAWAGCALLAGGMLLGFASEAVAEGLTDAAETADKLKIEKNVEISAAYGHKAFAYAESSNVAPSADSGYLNAVGFPEAWRMLERDVEGTIAIVDTGADLDHPELVPYLTEGINLLNKRKPPEDDNGHGTAVAGIVARIAAAGKGGTANWNMKIMPVKALDETGAGTDADLVRGVRYAVDHGANIVVLSLGLHRDVPEMREAAAYAEAKGVLLVAASGNDALEFGDKAAVSYPAVYPTVLGVAGTDGRSRDSASTSGPEVDLAAMWSVETLEPGGGTTEMEGTSMGAPQVAAAAAMLRAAHPDWTPVRLRETLRRTAEDIGAKGWDRDTGYGLVRADKALAAAANEDWREPNDSKGTAYAFPVGKEVAANWSSGTDSDWYALDVAYDGRLRIEVSDENPKATGSLALYASNSTAAIAAEVSGASSMQWKVKKGRYYLQAKHPEGTQAAPRAYRLVSGFQMAEDAMEPNDSALAAYTLAPRSQQWTGTFHVKGDEDWTVVELPKSGTLKLKVSPDTTRIDPSITLQKAGEKAKETDINGSGESEELIVPNAAAGKYYIKIRNAVNARPEAVIGTYTVDLEYIIPNEDPNEPNDTALTATPVSLNPSETRNGLFGSGDDADWYKFTVSSRTLVRLQLDNLPEGASVRMRLSDKQLEQVGGWNRSGGSSSLSGSRVVEPGTYYVTLTADGVYGETFYKLKFEGEPAYTSFTDATGHWAERAIAAVTEAGWMAGYGNGRFRPDRNLTRAEAAVIAVRAFQPNEAKAGSGYEDVTAGNWAYGAIARAETAGWLYWADGSRFEPDALMTRAEAVALFARAAGLNEPASPAKRFSDLPADHFAAGAAAALVEKGWLSGFGDGTFRPDRPISRAEWAALLARLA, translated from the coding sequence ATGCTCGCTCGAACTGCCGGCAATATCGGCAAGCGGACGATTGCAGCTTGGGCCGGCTGCGCATTGCTGGCGGGAGGCATGCTTCTCGGCTTCGCTTCGGAAGCCGTGGCGGAAGGGCTGACCGATGCGGCAGAAACCGCAGACAAGCTCAAAATAGAGAAAAATGTCGAAATTTCGGCGGCCTACGGACATAAAGCGTTCGCTTACGCCGAATCTTCTAATGTGGCGCCATCGGCGGATTCCGGCTATTTGAACGCCGTCGGCTTTCCCGAGGCGTGGCGGATGCTGGAGCGCGACGTGGAAGGCACGATCGCGATCGTCGATACGGGGGCCGATCTGGATCATCCCGAGCTGGTTCCGTATTTGACCGAAGGGATCAATTTATTGAATAAGCGCAAGCCGCCGGAGGACGATAACGGCCACGGTACGGCAGTCGCGGGAATCGTCGCCCGGATTGCGGCGGCCGGCAAAGGCGGCACGGCGAACTGGAACATGAAAATCATGCCCGTCAAAGCGTTGGACGAAACCGGCGCGGGCACCGACGCCGACCTTGTCCGCGGCGTCCGCTATGCGGTGGATCACGGGGCGAATATCGTCGTGCTTTCGCTCGGCCTTCACCGCGACGTTCCCGAAATGCGGGAAGCGGCAGCCTATGCCGAAGCCAAAGGCGTGCTGCTCGTTGCGGCGAGCGGAAACGACGCCCTCGAGTTCGGCGATAAGGCGGCGGTATCCTATCCGGCCGTCTATCCTACCGTGCTCGGGGTGGCGGGCACGGACGGCAGAAGCCGGGACAGCGCTTCGACGTCCGGGCCGGAGGTGGATTTGGCCGCGATGTGGAGCGTGGAGACGCTCGAACCCGGCGGCGGCACGACCGAGATGGAAGGCACTTCGATGGGAGCGCCCCAGGTCGCCGCGGCGGCGGCTATGCTGCGGGCGGCGCATCCGGACTGGACGCCCGTCCGGCTGCGGGAGACCCTCCGCCGAACGGCGGAGGATATCGGCGCGAAAGGCTGGGACCGGGACACCGGGTACGGACTCGTGCGCGCGGACAAGGCGCTGGCGGCCGCGGCCAACGAAGATTGGCGCGAGCCGAACGATTCGAAAGGGACGGCATACGCGTTCCCCGTCGGGAAGGAAGTGGCGGCAAACTGGTCGTCCGGAACGGACAGCGACTGGTACGCGCTGGACGTCGCCTATGACGGGAGGCTTCGAATCGAGGTTTCGGACGAAAATCCGAAAGCTACCGGCAGCTTGGCTTTGTACGCGTCCAATTCGACTGCGGCGATTGCCGCCGAAGTTTCCGGAGCTTCCTCGATGCAGTGGAAAGTGAAGAAAGGCCGCTATTATTTGCAGGCCAAGCATCCGGAAGGGACGCAAGCCGCTCCCCGCGCCTATCGCCTCGTTTCCGGATTTCAAATGGCGGAGGACGCCATGGAACCGAACGACTCGGCGCTCGCGGCCTATACGCTTGCCCCTCGCAGCCAACAGTGGACGGGGACCTTTCACGTCAAGGGAGACGAGGATTGGACCGTAGTGGAATTGCCCAAATCGGGCACCCTAAAATTAAAAGTCAGTCCGGATACGACCCGGATCGATCCGTCGATCACGCTGCAAAAAGCCGGCGAGAAAGCGAAGGAAACGGACATCAACGGCAGCGGGGAAAGCGAAGAGCTGATTGTGCCCAACGCGGCCGCGGGCAAATATTACATAAAAATCCGCAACGCCGTGAATGCGCGCCCGGAAGCGGTAATCGGGACGTATACGGTCGATTTGGAATATATTATTCCGAATGAGGATCCCAACGAGCCGAACGACACCGCTTTGACCGCTACGCCGGTCAGCTTGAATCCTTCGGAAACGCGCAACGGCCTGTTCGGGTCGGGGGACGACGCCGATTGGTACAAATTCACGGTCAGCTCCCGAACCCTCGTTCGTTTGCAGCTCGACAATCTTCCCGAAGGCGCTTCGGTGCGGATGCGGCTGTCCGACAAGCAACTGGAGCAGGTCGGCGGTTGGAATCGGAGCGGGGGAAGTTCTTCCTTGAGCGGTTCGCGCGTCGTCGAGCCCGGAACGTATTACGTGACGCTAACGGCCGACGGCGTCTACGGCGAAACGTTCTACAAGCTGAAATTCGAAGGCGAACCGGCTTATACGTCCTTTACGGACGCGACGGGACATTGGGCCGAACGGGCGATTGCGGCCGTTACGGAAGCCGGCTGGATGGCGGGCTACGGCAACGGCCGATTCCGGCCGGACCGGAACTTGACACGGGCCGAGGCGGCCGTCATCGCCGTGCGGGCTTTCCAGCCGAATGAAGCCAAGGCCGGTTCCGGCTACGAAGACGTAACGGCCGGCAATTGGGCATACGGCGCGATCGCGCGGGCCGAAACGGCGGGCTGGCTCTATTGGGCCGACGGCTCGCGGTTCGAACCCGATGCGCTGATGACGCGCGCGGAGGCGGTTGCCCTGTTTGCTCGGGCGGCCGGGCTGAACGAGCCGGCTTCGCCGGCAAAGCGGTTTTCCGATTTGCCGGCGGATCATTTCGCGGCGGGGGCAGCGGCGGCGCTGGTTGAAAAAGGCTGGCTGTCCGGATTCGGGGACGGCACCTTCAGGCCCGATCGGCCGATCAGCCGAGCCGAATGGGCGGCCTTGCTGGCAAGATTGGCGTAA